The genomic region CCGGCTCTCCGAAGCACAGATCGGCGAGCAGTTCGGCGTCAGCCGAACGCCGGCTCGTGAGGCATTGGCACAATTGGAGCGCGAGGGACTCGTTGTAACCGTCGCTCGAGCGGGCGCGTACGTGCGGGAAATCGACGATCGCGATGTGATGGAGATCTACGAAACGCGCGAGGCCTTGGAGACCCAGGCCGCGCGCCTGGCAACCAGCCGGCTGACCGGCGTGGGCAAGGCTCGCCTGGAGGAACGCCTAGCGGCTTTGCAAGCGTGCGCGGAGCGTGGCAAAAACGACGCCTTCACGGCCGAACTCGACCGATTTTACGACGTGATGATGGACCTGACCGGGAATGCAACGCTGCGGCGCTCGTACGAAGCGCTCTCCGGCCCGGTTCGGCGCCTGCGGCGCATCGCCGTTCTCCAGCCCGGCCGCATGCAAGCGTCCTACGAACACGCCCGCGAGATTGTGGCCGCGATTGCCGGGGGCGACCCCGATATGGCCGAACGCGCGATGCGCGAACAACTGACGACCGCACGCGAGGCCGTTACCGCGGTCCTCGCACGTATCGCGGCCGGCGAGGGAATCCGATGACGAATTCAACCAAGCAAAGCCTCTTGGCCGTACGCGAACTCGGCCATTCGATCGACGGCGCGCCCGTAGCCGGGGCATCCGGACGCTTCGCGGATGTGTACGATCCGGCACGCGGCGTCGTGGCGGCGCACGTGGCGCTGGCATCGGCGCCCGAGGTCGACGCGGCCGTGGCCGCGGCGAAACGCGCATATCCGGCGTGGTCGCAGACGCCGCCCCCGCGCCGCGCCGCGGTGATGTATGCCTTTCGCGAATTGCTGATGCGCGACGCCGACC from Candidatus Dormiibacterota bacterium harbors:
- a CDS encoding GntR family transcriptional regulator, with the translated sequence MHNAIPPENAMNLATARPRPGESLSASRVVPALREAIVSGRLAPGTRLSEAQIGEQFGVSRTPAREALAQLEREGLVVTVARAGAYVREIDDRDVMEIYETREALETQAARLATSRLTGVGKARLEERLAALQACAERGKNDAFTAELDRFYDVMMDLTGNATLRRSYEALSGPVRRLRRIAVLQPGRMQASYEHAREIVAAIAGGDPDMAERAMREQLTTAREAVTAVLARIAAGEGIR